The Cucumis melo cultivar AY chromosome 9, USDA_Cmelo_AY_1.0, whole genome shotgun sequence genome includes the window ATCTTCCCAGTTTTAGACTATTCTAGTTTCTGAATTCATTTTTGTTATGGTTATGAATTCCACAGTGAGAATTTTCATTGCATTCTAACAGTTCGTGCAAGTCCGACATCTCCTTATTTGCATTGTGTGAAGAAAGATTAAATTACTATTTAAATGATAACTCCATTGACCTTTTACCCTGTTACAAACAATGATGCTCCTGAAGTAGTACGACAATAGTTTTATTTCTGTAGATTATAAATTCcttatataataatttttttgtttattttttctgaAACAGGTTGACGGAAAAAAGAACAAGGTTTATGGGCAGAATCTGTGTTACTTAGCAAAGTTATTTCTGGACCACAAGACTCTCTACTATGATGTTGACCTTTTTCTGTTTTATGTCCTGTGTGAGTGTGATGATCGAGGGTGTCACATGGTTGGATATTTTTCGAAGGTGACTTTTTTGGTTCAGTATAACTACTATTCAAATTGAAATTGTTTGATTATAACCTAAGGGGAAACTGAATGGTGCCGTCATTGTTattatttgctttttttttttttttttttttgggggggggggggggggggggggttagcCAAAAAAGGACTGATGGGGACAAAAATTTTCATTCTTGATTGAACACGGAAGGGAGCATGTTGTTAAAATTTTTTGGGCAGGGAGATCCATCTAAGAGCTAGAGAAATTATAAAATGCACCAATGGTGGGAAATCTATATTTTACAGTTGAATTATTGCCTGTTAAAATTAGGCTCTTTGCTGCTGTGGTGGGTTGTGTGGTTGTCTCCTTTCCTCCTATTTATGGGTGGGGGGTTGTGGGGAAGGTATGAGAACATCACTGTTAACTAAAACGAACTGATAGGGACTCTAAACTCTTGAATGAATATGAGAGGAAGTATGATCATTAACATTTTTGGGCAGGGAGATCCATCTAAGATCTAGACGAATTACAAAATGCATAGAGGGAAATGCTATCACTTAAGTTGAGTTGTTCTCTGTCCAAATTTGGCTTTGTTGCTACAGTGTGCTTTGAGGTCAGTTGGTCTCCTTTCTTTTATTTAGGTATGTGAAGAGTTTGGAACTGTTCCTGAGACATTGAAGAAGTGGTTGACTACGTGGAAAAAACATTTTTCTCAAGGGGGAGACCTCCCATTCAGGCTGTGCCCCGTTACTATTTGTCTCTTTTTAGTTTTAGAATTccagttttgaagtaagaatcTCTTGAGGTTCATGAGGAATTTCTTGTGGAAAAGGTTTGAGGAGGGAGGAGGCTCGTACTTGGTTAAGTGGGAGGTGGTTGTGAAACCTATGGATTAGATACGGGAGCTTCCTACTATGTAAATGGCTTTATTGGCTAAATGGTTAAGGTTATTCTGTGGTAAGTTCTAAATGAGAGAGTTGACTCCATGGATTGTATCCAAGGGTATTCTTCTATGTGTTGTTCGTGCGGGCTACATGCACATTATTTGCAGGAGCACGAGGAGAGTCTTGATTATTTGTTTTGGGATTTTCATTTTGCTCTTTACCTTTGGGTTCTTCGAAAAACTAGTTCTGAGTCTGTGGGTCTCACAATTGAGTGGGAGGTCTATGGTGGAGGTGCTTTGAAATCCTTCTTTTAAGGAAATGGGCAAAGTGTTGTGACAAGCGAGTTTCTTTGCAGTTTGGTGGATATTTGGAGTTAAGAGAAACAATAGAATTTGAGAGAACTGGAGAGATCAGGTGAGAAGGCTTTTGAGATCGCTAGGTTTAATACTTCCTTGTGGACTTTGGTCTCCAGACTCTTTTGTAGTTATGATATTGCTATCGTTTTTTTGGATtgtagtttttttattttcttttttatgtagtTAGGGCTGGACTCACTTTCTGTTGGGGTTTAGTTTGTGTATCTCCTTgtattcttccatttttctctaTGCAAACCTGGTTTTTTACGCAGGGAAAAAAAACACCCATACATCAGCATCTAaaaatctttcttattttcttcaaACTGAATATGGCATATTGTAGCTGTCCTTATTCAGTTATGTATATTTTATTGATGATCTGAAAGCTGTGACCTTAGAAAAGCTTGAATTAAGTTGTCTTGGATATCATGGGGAAAGGAAAGCATTGTCGCAAAATTGAGAGCTGAATATATTGAAACCATGGTTCTAGAGAAATTGTTGCCAATGAAGAGATGGTCTCGAGTCATACCATCATCTTTATAGCAAAAAAACACGTTATAGGGACATTTATCTTGTGGAAGTCTCATACAGCATGAACCGGAGCAGATGGAAGGGTGCCTGTTATCTTATCAATGTGAAGCAGCATTGGCTTTCTGGAAAAcgttcctttttttcttttcaaggtCTAGACTTCAACCTTCCATATCTTTTTTCAAGGTCTAGACTCTAGCATCTTCCTCCTGCCTTCTGGTTCTGAATCTCATCTGAGTTTCCAAGTACAAAAATCCACCCTAGTTTCAAATCAAGTTAGGTCCATTCCTCAGCAGTTCTGATCTGTTTTGCTATTGGGGATGCGGGATATATTTAGGAAAATTTGAGCTTAGTGCTTCATTGAAGAAACATTTAATCTTTTGGAAAGAAAGTCCTGCCATTCTTCTCCTTCAAGTTATAAGCATCAGAGAGGTCGGCCCTATCTTCTTTTCAGTTTTGGTGGAGTTCACAGGGCTCAATATTATGTTGTGGGCTACCTGACCATACCTTTTCTTTAGtagggaaaaaaaaatagtgttGAAAGTTAATTTATCTAATATGCAGGATACGCTGAATGTGATTAATGGCATACTTTCTTATCCGTGTCTTAGTAGTTTTTTCCTTCTACCTTTTGGTAGACTAATGGGTGTTTTAGTGCCAAAAGTGGGTggtataaaaatgaacgaaaaCTTATGTCATGTGGATGATGGTATGTAAGGTGGATTTGCTTCTAAATTGCTTCAGAACTTATAAGCTGGTAACAAATTGAGAATTTCTTTTACCTTTTTAGGTGTTTGAATTAGGGCAGAATTATTTTTTTGACTATATTATCTGTTGGTGTGCAGGAAAAGCATTCAGAGGAATCCTATAATTTGGCATGCATTCTCACCCTTCCTCCTTATCAAAGGAAGGGCTACGGGAAGTTCTTAATAGCATTTTGTAAGTCCACATACATTACTCTGGCTCTTTCCTTTGGAATTGTATCTGCAACTAGCAACCTTGACAAGCCCTGTTCTCTAGCATTGAATAGGACCTGTAATTTTTTGCCCGTGTAGAAAATTTCTCAAgtttaatttgttattttaGTTGGACAGTTCAGATTTGTCCTTCCCTGTTGTCTCACATTTGTTTCTAACGGAGGTATATATCTTTCATGAAACTGAGAGATCAGCTTATGAACTCTCGAAGAAGGAAGGTAAAGTTGGCACTCCTGAAAGACCTCTTTCAGACCTTGGGTTGGTGAGCTACAGAGGATACTGGACCAGAGTTCTTTTGGACATCTTGAAAAAGCACAAAGCCAATATCTCTATCAAGGTTTGCATTTTTTGCCACTTAATTAAACTTCACGGTTCGTAGTTTCATATGGATTCTATTGCTTGATGTCTTGGatgatatttaaaatattcaactGATGTAACGTTCCTCTAAATTTATGccaatttcaaataattttagGATGTACTACTAGCCCTTAGATTTTGTACCTAAGACTTGGCACATTGGACGTCCCTTTATGTCAGGAGCTAAGTGACATGACAGCTATCAAGGCCGAAGATATTTTGAACACACTTCAAAGCCTGGAGTTGATACAATACAGGAAAGGGCAACATGTTATATGTGCCGACCCTAAGGTGCTGGATCGTCATCTCAAAGCTGCTGGTCGTGGGGGCCTAGAGGTGGATGTGAGCAAATTGATCTGGACTCCATACAGAGAACAGGGTTGATTATTTATCATGTCTGACCATAACCTAACTCTGCATGTACAATATTAGTGTAGAATTTAGTATAAAGCATAGGCATTGCCATTCCTATCTGATGAATGTAAACCTAGATACATTGAAGCCTGGATAATCAATGGTGTATACATTGAATTGACAAATGGTAGAAATCTAGCTCTTTGTACATCACTAGTTGCTTGCAATATCCTCGAGAATtcatctttaatttatttttcatgtgTCACCCTTGACATTcactctttttctctttctttattctGTATCTTGATTCAGGTTTTACTTGTGTAGGATATTAAGATTTAATTGTCGACTtttgatcttttatttttctttttacaaacaAAATGCAAAATTGGGCAGTATCTTTTGTATTTGTTTAGCAGTCTTGAGAAAAACCATAATGAATGATGAAAGAAAAAAGGTGGAGAGTATGATGATAGAATTTCAGCAGAACAGGAAGTACCGTCCAGAAGCCTTATTTGTCTAGTAGCTGTGATGGTAGACGTGGCAAGTAGACAAGAAAGCTAAAACAGCAACATTACAAATGAAGAACATGATCTTGCTTTGCTTTTCCATGATGGCTACATCCCCAAAAGAAATAACCTTTTTTTGGTGAAAGCAGAAATAAGATCCCTTtctcttcaaattttctttggAAAAACAAAAGACTTCAACGGGACTCATCTAGAAAAAGTACAACTACTTTACATTTGCATCCTCCCTAGGTGAAATCCTCACTACTTTTTTTCCTTAACATTCTTCCCTGTTCCCTTTGCCCACCTCAGAGGTTTtagataaattgaaaaaaagggggaaaaaaacgtaaatttgagttataataataggtaaattttcataaatataacaaatacacccgttttgtttttttttttttaatatttcaagtttgttctttctttttagtCTTTTTcctgatttttttttctgtcatttttttattattagattcaagaccatgtaccaaatataaaagatctatttttcttcaaatttttatttattcaagATTGTGTATTAAGTATAAAAGACTAGAAAAAAACCTCATTTCCAAATCTAGTTCTAAACTCaggtagtcaaatttaaacgataaacgattgtaattttttttagatttggatagtcaaatctaaaccatcaatataaaagaaattttttgatagtcaaatctaaaccatcaatgtaaaataaataaacgggaaaatcttaaaaaacatttagttaaatctaaacgataccGTAACCAAATATCAAactatatttttgaaaaaatctagtaaaaaatatgtgtttaaattgtaaattattttagaacaaaataataaacatgataacaaaataatagttataaatcTATAATAGTAAAAATTATTGCAAATAATATAATAACCATAAAATAGTCTAGTTTCTCGACATCCTaatctaaaataaatttttttgttctCACTCATATTGTTTTAGATCATCAACACACCATCTGAGCGTATTTTTTCCATTGTGAGAAAACAGGAGGGGAAAAGTTATTTGGCAGCTAAACTTGGAAAAGGGAGGATAAAAAATCATTAGCACTCAGTCAAATTGATTAAGATGTTGCCCTGTTTCATTTAAAAATTGTCTGCCATTTTCTTCAGATCTGATGCATAtatgttgtttatttcaagTGCAAGACACTGCAGTAAGGAAGAAGATATAAACAAGTAATTATCTTAATACAAAAACATGAAATTTAGAACAAAAGATGTTATGAACAATGAGTAACAATCACCACTGTTTTCAGCATCAGTGATTGAGATGCGACCacaacctaaaaaaaaaaaaaagacacaacaaaacaaaacaaaacaaaaaacaaaagaacaGATCATTTACATATACTCTCCATTAAATCTATGAACACCCACTTCCAAATTTTCTCATCATACAGTCGTAATCTGAAGCCGATGCTTTGGAAGATGGGTTTGTTGAATCTCTAAACTCCGTAATACAATCCCACCTGATCTCCTCTTCCAAAGATTCTCCGTTTCCCCACTTTCTTCACCGGCTTTCTGCACTCGCCGGACCACCGGCAACGGAGGATCCAAATCCATTACGTTCAGTGGACCACAATTCCCAttttcagaaacactcttctTGCCCGTAATTCCAGAATTTGGGGCCAATCTTCTTCTACTCCCACAACCGTTGACACCCGCCGTGGATATCGATACGGCGGTGGTGGACCTGGTGGAGACGGTGCCGGTTCTGGTGGTGGAGGGGGAACCCAAGAGGTTTTTGCTGGAGAAAAACTTCTTCAACTTGAAGTAACCAACATTGGGGTTGTTACCATTTTTACTAAAAACCGCATTTTTGGTCGTAATCAAAATCCTGTGAGAAATCGGAAGACCCGCAACTCTGTTATTCCGCTTAACTTGACCCATACATCCGATTCTCGGCGATAAAGGGTCAGCAGAAGAGGAGTCGAAACGGTCCCGATCGCATCTGGGTGGGCGGCCGTCTTTAATCGCCGGTTTAGAACAGAGCATCGGCAAGAAGATGTGTTTGTGGGTAACATTTTGTGGGTTGAAGCGATTGTATTTGTCCCCCATTTGTTGGAATCTGTGTTTTGAAAGAGAAAACAGAGGTTGGAGCTTGGCTGATGTATAACAATGGCTTCCAAGAGGTGTGTGCAGTGGAGGGAGAGAAATTAAAGAGAAGGAGTCTATCGGgaagataaaaggaaaaaaaaaaaaaaaaaaaaaaaaagtagatggGGAAATGGGTACAAAAATGTTGGCGGTGTTTGAGGTAGAAAAGGCTTGGTGGAAGTTTTGTCAAATATGAACAAGGTTGATTGAGTCTTATGTTGGTGTTTTTGGGAAGTTGTTCAAATACTTCTCTGAAATTTATATCAACTGTGAGGTTAATAATATGGATAAAGTTTCAACGTATTGATTTACCCCGATTATTACGATTTGTTGTTGAGGTCAATATTAGGATTAACTAAATCTCCATGTTACATGTTTACAAAATTCTATTTTACATATGGAACTTAAAGTGATGTTCTcctttttgtttatatattaaaaatatttttatatgtgAGTGAATTCCACAGTTTTTCCATTAAGTTGCTTCTCTATTAAATTTTCACAATTTTGTTATATACACAATTTAATATGAAAAACTTTCTATCTAAGATTGTTGCTCATCAAAACCTAGAATACACCGAGGATTGTTTACTAATTTTCTTGATTTTAGATAACCTAAAATCATGGACCATTAAGTTATGATGTGGTAAAAGATTTATTAGGTTGAAGATGCTCTAACATTTTACTCAAATgataaatattgaaatttttaccgtttatttctttttgttcttttagtacaacaatAGTAGTAGTTCTAATTACGAATCTCATAGTTATTAGCTAGTACATTTGgatttcaattaaaattttgttggCAGTATGTTAATGTATAGAAATATATATTGAGGTGTTGATTTAGTGTGATAATGTAAGAGGAGGGTCAAAGATTAACAACAAAAAAGTAGGATAAGGCCAAAGATGGGATTGGGTTTAGGGTTGTTGGTGTGAGGAAATTTGGTTAAGTTGAAGTAAAGTGAAGGAAGcatcttttttaataataatgagtggtcctttctttctctttttcttcttttattcttttacatAATCAAAGCAATTCAACTAACGTTGATTCATAGCCAACTTCACACGCTTCACCCATTTTGCTTTGGTAAATCATGTGCCTTTGTCTCCTTCACTTGTTCACATCTCACACTCAATCCAATTCCTCTTCTTCATTTCATTACTAATCTCTTTCTAATCACAAAATCACCCTAATTCTTCAATCTTACCAATTCCCACCCTAATTTAAACAACtaaataatgaaaatttattgTAAATAGATGTTTATATGATATAACAAAACTTTACATTTTATCGATAATAATCGTTGACAGACTAgtgtctatcatcgatagaatttaaaattttgttttattttgtaaatgttctattaataaatatatgtgtatgCAAATATGCATGATATATGTATGTCTAGTTTGATTATAATGTATTGTgccaaaagaaaaaattcaCTTAGCGATTTAAATGTCAACAATGTAGATTTGTAGTTGGGCATTTAAAGTTGTTAAGAATTTTGGttctataaaaataaaatgagtgattattaatgtttattttgcATGATATCAAGTGAAGTTGTAATTTATGCTGTTGCAAGCCTATTTATACTTATGTCTTATGAGTCTTTCTAGATCTTGAACTCATACAAATGTAAGCAAAGAAAAACAAGAGTAATTCAATATTTTGAGTCAAGCAATTGTATCAATAAATGGTAAATAGTGTAGCAAATAAcgttattgttttttaaatattatttaaagatggataaattatacacacatacatatatatacatatatagaacTACTACTTTgccatttatttttaaaaatattaaaaaaaaaaagttataacaTTTATTTATGATCTTTCCAAACATTTCAAAACTAAAGTAAAAATTATTTGGAATTGAAATAAGAGTGATTAGATGTATTTTATTGTTTATAGCATTAGGGGAAAAAAGTGTATTGAAGAAGACGTTTATTTGAAAATGGTGAAAGGGGGTGTGAGAGAAGAAATTATGCACAAGATTTAATTAACCATAATTAATTGTCTTTCCAAATAGAAGCATTTGACTTAGTCCCATGGGCTGACACGTCTGTCACagattattattaaatttgaaaacaatGTCTAACTACTAAATTATGCTATAAACCAGATTTTATCATGCAAACcgaattattttattttgggccGACTTcctaaaattcaattttttttaatttattatttttttttttttttaaagaaagaacAACCTGTTCTGTTTTGTTTCACTCTACTTCAAAAAATTGCCAACCGGCTGAAATGTCTTTTTTTGtattcattttaaaattaaatggaCATATTCAAAGTATAATAAATCTTGAGTAGCCTAAAGAGAAAAAGGTCTAAAAATAATGTAATTTAAATAGTTATAGAAAAATAGTATTGTTGTGAAACTATTCTGAAACTAAGGTGGGGGGATCAGGGACATGAGATatagacacacacacacacactgtGTTCATGAGTTTATCTGAAGTATAAGTACAGTAGACATAAATTGTCCATGATCAAATTGAGATTTGATTTTCCACATGTCATCTATGTGGCGCATCCACACTAATTCATGGTTTAcgaataaagaaaataaagttaTTCCTTCCAAATTTTACAAGCAAATgcaacaaaattataaaactctctctctctctccttcctTGCTTATTATTATGGTTTTGCAGTCATAAATTTCTGTCTAAATCTAGTGCCATTTATCTATcataatacaaaattaaattttagtaCATTTATAAATAAGTTGATTCATCTGAAAACATATTTTCTATAATCTCATTTCACTtatcaaaaataatttttgtttcAATAAATAATGTCatagatattattattattattattagaatgctaaattataaaaaaattccttaactttatcatttgtgaaaaaaaataaataaaaatcacgtagtaagtatatatcaatcaactaatacatataatataaatacaTCACATCAGTGATATACAAAACTAATACAAGGTAAAATCAAAACCAAACCaacgtaaaaaaataaaacaaaatctttTGAAATCAGATTTATCTCAAAATACACTTTAAAGGAAGTACGTAGAAAAAAATCACAAATGAAGTTAAATTACTCCGATCAACAACCAGTATAATACATATTGCAAATAAtgtattattagtattttaaaattaaaattaagacaGAAAGAATAAATTACTTTCTCCGTATAAGAAAAGATGACtagaaaaaagaggaagaagaaatacGTACATTGttaaagaaacaaattgtttttttctatgagaaaaagaataatgattggaatattaaaaaaggaaaaaaaaagttattaaaatgtagtttgaaaataataacaaatttaagatgaataatattaaaaaaaaaaagagaactaTATTATGTTACTTATATACTATACTTGCTAAATCATATTCTCAAAAGTTATTTACtacaatttttcaaaattatattaaaaattctAATATACCTGCTTCAACATAGATTTAAGAGTAATATTACTATCGTTTTTTGCTACACAAAAAACTTTCAAAATAGCCATCAAACTTAAATCGtagaattcttttttttactcGAGCATAACCATATATCTTGTTTCTATTAGAACTATTTGACTTAGTCCGGCGAGTAATTCTTACCAAACTTCTCTAttttaataataacaaataacatattataaatattattaaatagaTATTCATTAGGCTTCCTTCCTTCACATTCTATCTACATTATTATTTTCATGTGTCTTAAAGCTACCAACACTTAGTGTCTATGTAATCAACTTTATTCTTACCAAATTGCCTTTGGTTGGTCTTATAACACACAAATTATGATGTACATTTCATGAACTTTGGAGATAGAGATAGTGGATAATTCTGGAGAATTTCTTAGTTTctttatattttcatattttcttatttattttgttttatttatatattatagtttatttattttaatattatattttttatattcatGTTTTCGTTGTGCCTCATTTTTACAATGCGTTATTAGTATGATCTCCTATCATTGTCCCACTAAAGTTAGGTGTTTGCACGAAGTTTTTGAAGAAACGAGTTTCGTAGAGttaaacttgtgttgatgttatGTTTGTGTTGATTTGATGTAATGTGGTTTGATCTTTAGTGCTAATCCTCTGATTATCTTTCGGTGATCGAACACCACTATAAAAAATTCTGGATCTCCTTAAGCATAAAATCATCGGGAGATGTACAAAAATGTGTTGGAAAAAGATCTCCCGACGCATAAATGTGCATCGGGACAGACGTTGGTCAAAATGCATCGAGAGAGGCCTTTCCAATGCACTAATATGTAGTGATTGAgagttctattattatttttttaaaagaatacttttcaatcttttaaataaatacatTACATTACTTATAAACATTAAAATTGAAGAGTACAACCAAGCAACTTAGCATAGATTAAATGTAATCAAGACAAGAATGTACACCTATCTTTCTTGAACCTTGTAATCGTAAAGGTTgggagatttttttaaaaaggattACAACTTTAAAAGCCTAGATTACAACGACTTATTTGCCATTTGAAAGCAAAGTTtctatgatgtttatgatattgACTTTACAAGATATGACAAAAATTTTATTGAGTCGAGAAAGAGAATGCTAACCTAAAAAGCGAGAGGCTTGTTTAAATCTACAGTAAAAGGCTTTGAAGCCATCTTGGAACCTTCTTACCGAGTGGCTTCAAAATTGACCTTTTGCAGATGGGACGATGAAAAATACGAAAGTTAGCGAACGGTAAAGAAATAAACATCACATAGTGGAACGGTTAAAATGGGACAATTCAAATGACTTTCAATTACTAAAACATTTTGCCTCCTCTTTATTTGTCCCTTGCACTTGCTTGTGAGTTATAATTTTATCCAGCACACATAGAAATGCACTTGGACAGACCAAGAAAGTTAACGAGTAAAATTGAAACGGGCTTTGGCAGCTAATGTCACCTGATGCTGCCTCATTTGGCTCTTTAATCCATTTACCCATTAAAAGTTGAATTGTCAATAATTCTATATGTTAGCCAAGCAAGCTTGTGTTACATGATTATTGTAATACACCTGCAGCAATTGAAAGGGCACACCAGTACATGGATAAACAAAATTTCTCAatcaaaaaattacaaaaaggtTGCATATATTCTTAAAACAAACATGCATAGGCAAACCAAACCTTTGATATATTGGAAAGATATACTAGTCCCTCCCATCAAGAACTAGATTTTCCTTATGCTTAgaatcaaattcaaattcagTGGTATTTCAGTTTGTTGTTGACTTAATTTCCTTGATTAGGCCTTGAGGAGTTCAGTTTATTCATGGCAATTTGAAAAT containing:
- the LOC103499279 gene encoding uncharacterized protein LOC103499279; the encoded protein is MGDKYNRFNPQNVTHKHIFLPMLCSKPAIKDGRPPRCDRDRFDSSSADPLSPRIGCMGQVKRNNRVAGLPISHRILITTKNAVFSKNGNNPNVGYFKLKKFFSSKNLLGSPSTTRTGTVSTRSTTAVSISTAGVNGCGSRRRLAPNSGITGKKSVSENGNCGPLNVMDLDPPLPVVRRVQKAGEESGETENLWKRRSGGIVLRSLEIQQTHLPKHRLQITTV